In the Luteitalea sp. genome, CCCGGTGCGCCGGTCGTCATGTTCGACAAAGTGTCGCTGGCCTTCGACGACCTGGTGGTGCTGCGTGAGGTCAGCTTCACGCTGCTGCACGGGCACACGAAGATCATCCTGGGCGCAAGCGGCGCCGGGAAGTCGACGATCCTCAAGCTCATTCTGGGACTGCTGCGTCCGGACGCCGGCGTCATCTGGGTGAATGGCGAGCGTGTCGACTTGCTCGACGAGCGCGAGCTGATGGCCGTCCGCGCGAATCTCGGCATGGTCTTTCAGGAGGGCGCCCTCTTCGACTCGCTCACGGTGCGCGAGAACGTGGGCTACAAGCTCTACGAAGAATCGGACCGTCTGCTGGAGGACGTCGATCGCCGTGTGGAGGAGGTGCTCGGATTCGTCGGCCTCAGCGAGCACGTCGAGAAGATGCCGTCCGCGTTGTCCGGCGGGCAGCGGCGGCGCGTGGCCATTGCGCGCGCCATGACCGCGAAGCCGCGTATTCTGCTGTACGACGAGCCTACGACAGGCCTGGATCCGATCACAGCGCTGACGATCGACGCGGAGATCATCAAGCTGCGCGATCTGGAAGGCGTCAGCTCCATGCTCGTCACACACCAATTGCGCGACGCATTCCACGTCGCGGAGCATACGGCGGTTCGCGAGAATGGTCAGCCACGGATCCTTGCCGCAAGCCGCGACAAGTCGGCCGAGGCCGAGTTCATGATGCTGCGTGAGGGTGATGTGGTCTTCGAGGGGAACGCTCACGAGCTACGGGCTTCTAGCGACCCCTACATTCAAAGCTTTCTCTCCTAGGATCTATCCATATGCCTCGCACCCGCTCACTCGCCTGGTCGGAGCTGAAGATAGGGTTTCTCGCTCTGGCCG is a window encoding:
- a CDS encoding ATP-binding cassette domain-containing protein, with amino-acid sequence MAKWSVGNSWDSASTPQYRPGFLSPHQAPRTKDQGPASPTLEEALAAPGAPVVMFDKVSLAFDDLVVLREVSFTLLHGHTKIILGASGAGKSTILKLILGLLRPDAGVIWVNGERVDLLDERELMAVRANLGMVFQEGALFDSLTVRENVGYKLYEESDRLLEDVDRRVEEVLGFVGLSEHVEKMPSALSGGQRRRVAIARAMTAKPRILLYDEPTTGLDPITALTIDAEIIKLRDLEGVSSMLVTHQLRDAFHVAEHTAVRENGQPRILAASRDKSAEAEFMMLREGDVVFEGNAHELRASSDPYIQSFLS